The genomic DNA aagggGCTTGCAcaagtatttgtttttgatgattTATGTGGAGTGTTCAATATTGATCAGCTTTTGATTAATTCTTGGGACAAAGTTTCGAGTGAGATTCTGACATTTTCTGAGGAAGATAATCATTTTCGAATCCTTGTTACTTGTAGAttgcaaataacaaaaaatcaacaGTTCAGAAAATTATCAGACAAATTGAATATGAAAGATTGCAATCTTCTTTCGAAAGATTTGGCTTACACAAATggtgaaaaattgaaaattgccTCTTGTCATATGGATCAAGAACATGTGCATAAACTTAGCAAGGAGACCATCAGTAGCCTGGACATGTTTCCATTTCTTTGTGATATGTTTGGTAAATCTGACGACAAAgatatgaaaatgtttgaattacctattcaatattttgaagaacAGTTTGATCAGATGCAGTATCAAGATGAGGAGTGTTTCCTCGGACTGGCGTTGCTAGTTATTTACAATGAcacaattgaaataaatgtcTTCAAAGATGAGAGTATAGACACAGGATTCAAGAAGATCTTTAAAGAAGTAATTGAAACTTTGGAATTAACGTACCGTCCTTCTAAATTGCGTGTCCTCAAAAAGTTAGACACCTTAGTTGATACTTATATTACAagttatattgaaaacaatgaatCAATAATAACTAGCAAACATGACATAGTTTTTGATTCACtatctttatattttggaaagaaaatgacaaaaactcTAGTGAAATATGCTAcaccatattttatttcagatagaatcCAGTTTGAGTCTTTAGAAGAAGATCATGATGAATATACCATTATGATACCTCCATGCTTGGAACATTCATACTTTGATCGCATGGCAGAGGAGATAATACATAAGAATTTTTATGAAGTATTTGGGAACCAACaatcatgttttaaaacatatcaaGAGAAATTTATCGATTTCTTctttaaaaagaaagatattttggaaatattGTTGCACAATAGGTGGCCTATTTATCTTTCATCAAAGTATGGATGTAGTATTGTTGTACAGTTTTTGTTGGAACAAAAAACTGCATTAGATTTGAATCATGATTCTGAAGATGAGAGAAGCTTAGAAATATATGTTGAAGACAGTGACACTGAATATTATGACCTTACATTGGATAAATACCGAATCATGCATAAAAATGCGCCCCTAGCAGCAGCATGTACAGAGGGTCATTCACAAATTGTTCGATCTCTTGTCAAATATGGATATGATATTGATGGTGTTCTTTGCCCCTTGTTTGCTGCATGTCATAATGGCCATACCGACATCGTGAATTTTCTGCTTACCTGtaattgtgaagttgatacaAAAAATTGTCAAGGTCAAACAGCCCTTCATGGTGCGTGTATGAACGGCAACATCGGAATTGTTATTGCACTATTAGAAAGAGGTTGTTGCATCAACGAACAAAACTATTGTAAAGAGACCCCTTTATTTAATGCTTGCAAGCATGGTTATCATGATGTTGTGAACATTCTCCTGACATTTAATTGTggtattaaaatatgtaaatacttTAGTGAAAACTTTCTGCATGCTGCTTGTAAAAAAGGTCGTAAAGATATAGAGGAAGTATTAATAAGAACTAAATGTGATGTTCATGTCATAAGTATATTTGGCAGAACAGCACTGCATGAGGCTTGCTCTTCAGACTACACTCAAGTCTTAGATGAAGAGGATGATACTTGGTCAAGTCATGGCGAGGAAGATGATACTTGGTCAAGTGAATGCAAGGAAGATGACGTTCAGTATGATGAACCTAAAGTTGAAAATGGCAAAAATGTAATCAAAGATAAAATTTTAGACAGCATTGAAACGTTTCGAAAAGGCATTGTGGAAATGTTGTTGCACAATAACGTAAACATGTCTATAGCTGATGGTTATGACTATACTGCACTTCATATGGCAGCTAGAAGTGGCTATCCAACAATAGTAGATGTTTTGTTGAAGAAGTtgcttgaaataaataaaatggcaTTGGTAAATGAAGATACTCcaattgatattgaaaaagaaatcaTACCACCCTTTTTTTGCTCAAGTAGTAAAAGTGTTGTTAATGTGTTTGTGCAACATAActgtaacatacatgtacttgatTCCTGTGGTCGAAATGCTTTACATTATGCTAGTGAACGCGGTTCTTTAGAAATGGtagaaattttgtatgaaattgGTTGTAAAATAGATGATTTAACTGCTTCCGGAAAGAGTGTTCTACATGCAGCATGTCGGGGAGGAAATGAGGATATTGTGGATTTTTTCCTAAAGAGAGGATGTGACGTTGACCATGCTGACAATTGGGATGAAACTCCTTTATTTATGGCCTGTGAGGGATCAAACTGTAAGATTGTagatatattgataaaatatcacTGTGAtgttaataaaatcaatactgGTGGCTGCAATTCTTTACAAAAACCCAGTTTAAATGGTCATGCTGACATAGTTGATATTTTgctgaaaaatgaaattaatatcaACCAGGCTGATAATTGGAACACCACACCACTGTTTTATGCATGTCTTCATGGTAACATAGATGTTATCAATTTATTGATAGAGAATAAATGTGAAGTAAATATTCCTAATAAAGAAGGAAACATTGTTTTACACATTTCATGCTGGTTAGGACATCTAGAAATGACACAATTATTATTACAAAATCACTCGAACATCGATCAAGCTGATAACTTAAAACTAACACCTTTACATCTGGCAGCCACAGAAGGATACAACGATATAGTTGAAATATTGATTGAAAAGGGTTGTGATATAAATGCTTGTGACATCAATGGACGAAATGCTTTGCATTATGCGTGCATGCAGAAGGTAGAACatggaaatattaattttttaagtGGGTTCTCGCGATATCGTCGACAGGAACATTATCATAAAGAGGTTGTTGTCCTCCTACTGCAAAATAAATGTGATGCAAATCAACAAGATACCTTTGGTCAGATGCCTTTGCATTTAGCATGCGAGACACATACATCACATAGATACATAAGATGTATGACTGATACCGTAAAACTGTTATTAGAGAGTGGTTGTGACATAAATAAGTGTGATTACTCGCACAGGTCACCATTCCTTATTGCCTGTGAAAAGAACGGATATGAATCTGAAGAGATTGCGAAAGCTCTGGTTGAAAACAACTGTGATGTCAATATCAAAGATAGCAATGGGCAAACCGCTCTTGAGATTTGTAATTCAAATGGAATTACTTGGATTACTGAAACTTTGCTTCACagtcaacattttaaaaatgaagtTACAAAGGAAAATACTTAAATTCATGTCTCAATTATTATCTATAAGATAAAGTAATCAGTACTTAAgtaacttaaattttttttttagaattatgcaaAAGCTATGTGAAGAAAGAAACcatcacaaaataaaattgtatgttaagAAGTTTGAACTGCGTTGGGCACTGACCCGAAAAGCTGATTTTACTGAGCTCCGCATCCCAACTGGGACACATCTGTCAACAACAATCAGGGAAAATGGTTGTAGATGAACTCCATTGAAAATAACGTTCGTCTGTTACCATTAACCTTTCTGAAAAAATCAGCCTCCTGCCAAAAATGGCTGCAATTCAACAGTGAACTAGCCATGCAAATAAGAATTTGCTGTAGACctgtttcaaacatttttttaatacaaattgatCTCCCCCTTGCGAGTAACCTtagaatgcatttttttaaaattttccttggTGGGGGCTAAGAAAACCCTACGTCATCGTCACCCCTGACACAGATTTTGTTTGGTCTAGTACATCAACAAGGGCTAGTTTGTGTCAAGCCTTTTGTCGGTGAgagcttgacatagggatagtcaTCCGCCGGCGACGTTAGTTCACTTCTTAAACGCTTTATGTTTTTGAAGGAGGAATACCTGGAGGCTTcacactttgtatatagataccTTATGTTACGAGGTTTTCGTCTCTCATATGGCCATTGTccttgaaaatgatagtgcgattGGGACAATTCGTATACTTTGGTTTCATTCttgttttggtccatttttacatatatttagtATACAACAAGTTCTGTAGATAAGGATGTGCCAAATATATAACCACCTTAATACATGATGAATGAAACTCTATTTTACCTCAGTTTCAGTTTGAGTTCGCACGCATACGGGACAGGACGTTGTCCCTCCGTCCGTCATTAAAACGTCGGTTATCAAGTCAAAAACATTTAAGCCAGTTTGCATGAAACGTTTATCTATTGAATTGAGCATCCTTTcggtttttcgtttttttttgttttttttatgaaggagtaggtccggtaaggaccgattttggcctcaaatttcagtttcatctgacgaaagattttgaccactttttaaacacttaagtgtctatttcatatgattcaattaatttatgtgcaagattttaacttattaagtcattaaaaacgatctgattcaagctcaaatatgaaaaatctacctaATAtccgaaaaaatgtcacttttcagatggtttttgtcaaaaacgaaagtggccgcatccgtgttcatcctcaatccttacatatattatgtattatcatcaaatacaacttccatttcaatattttggatgaacacgaatgcggccattTTCGTTTTAcccggaaaccgtctaaaatttaactaaaatgctggaattgtgaagatttcagtaatttagcacgacttcatggtgctagtacccaatatatgtgcattgtattgtcaaaaacagcccatatttatgtagcagaaccattctactatccaataactaagtaacagtttatattttaacaattttgtaaaaccgctatattttggggccaaacaAAGGTTTTaacggacctactccttttagaTATCACGCGTTCGAGTCATGGggtttatttcattaaaaaggagaattttccagtttttggacaaaagctcaaaaatgctttcagctgtttttatgaaacttatgaATTGTTTGTATCTATTGATGTAGACTCCCTGTcgatttttatcaatatcagATTTACTATTATCCCAGACAGCACAACATAGAGATAGAGATCCGGCTTCGGCGTTTACtaatttcttaaaaatgttattttttaaggGTGAAAGATATGGATGCTTAAAACTTTGTATATAAATCTTATGTTACGAAGTTTTCGTCTGTCACATATTTATTGTCCTTGGTCCcattttatggttcagtgactttttggaaatcaatgtaatattttttgtaatgttactTTCTCTCTTACTATGAGTAATATGATAAccatatttggtatgtgcatacctttcAAGACTCTCATCTCCGTCAAATAGTTTCATTTGACCTCGACTTTATtttatggatcagtgaacaatgTTAAGTTCTTGTGAatggaaatatttaatgatgtaCATATCAgtctttcatgttttatttcactCTGACCTCTCTCACGGTTCAGTAATccaagttaagtttttgtgtttggtctgtttttcttaaactataaagcaataggtcaactataccgaccttgacctcattttagttgttcattggtcaataataaaaattcatgtttaagtttgtttattagatactataagcaataggtcaactatatatatTGCATAGATATATTGTAGGGTGTActtgtctgcctggcatggttctttttgccttgacctcattttcatagtacattggtcaagtttaagttttagttgttaagtctgtttcttagaATCTATAAGCAacatgtcaactatatttagtgtattgtatgattgtaaggtgtacatgtattgttcGTTTGGTTTATCTGATCTTGAcatcattttcttggatcatatTAAGTTGATGTGATTGCTGtagtaaaactttatatttagaactatcaacataatagCACTGGTttgtaaagaaggcgagacgaTTCAGCTTTTGCACTTTTGATTATTGAGAAAAAGGAGATTTTCCAGTTAACTCAGAAATGCTTAAGCAGTTTTCAAGAAACTTTcgttaatttttatacgaccaaatttttcgtcgtatattgctattacgttggcgtcgtcgtctgcgtcgtcgtcgtcgtcgtcgtcgtccgaatacttttagttttcgcactctaactttagtaaaaatgaatagaaatctatgaaattttaacacaaggtttatgaccacaaaaggaaggttgggattgattttgggagttttggtcctaacattttaggaattaggggccaaaaaggacccaaataagcattttcttggttttcgcactataactttagtttaagttaatagaaatctatgaacttttgacacaaggtttatgaccacaaaagaaaggttgggattgattttggaagttttggttccaacagtttaggaattaggggccaaaaaagggcccaaataagcattattcttggttttcgcacaataactttagttcaagtaaatagaaatcaatgaaatttaaacacaatgtttaagaccacaaaaggaaggttggtattgattttgggagtttaggtcccaacagtttaggaattagggccaaaaagggacccaaataagcatttttcttggttttcgcaccataactttagtataagtaaatataaatctatgaaatttaaacactaggtttatgaccataaaaggaaagttggtattgattttgggagttttggtcccaacagtttaggaataagtggcccaaagggtccaaaataaaaatttcataaaaaaaaggaattattggggttctttgatataccgaatctaactgtgtatgtagattcttaatttttggtcccgttttcaaattggtctacattaaggtccaaagggtccaaaattaaacttagtttgatttttacaaaaattgaatcggttgggttctttgatatgctgaatctaaaaatgtacttagatttttaattattggccaagttttcaagttggtccaaatcggggtccaaaattaaactttgtttgatttcatcaaaaattgaataaatggggttctttgatatgccaaatctaactgtgtatgtagattcttcatttttggtcctgttttcaaattggtctacattaaagtccaaagggtccaaaattaaacttagtttgattttaagaaaattgaattcttggggttctttgatatgctgaatccaaacatgtaattagatttttgattatgggcccagttttcaagttggtccaaatcaggatctaaaattattatattaagtattgtgcaatagcaagaaattttcaattgcacagtactcagcaataacaagaaatcttctaTTGCACTTTATtatgcaatagcaagaaattttcaattgcactgtattgcgcaatagcatgaaatcttcaattgcacagtattgtgcaatatcaagtattttcaattgcacagtattgcgcaatagcaagaaatatctaattgcacaatattgtgcaatagcaagaaatttcaattggagttatctctctttgtccagaataggtAGTTGAATCCTgcgtcctgtggtgaagatcgtgtccgctctatatcttgagaaccgttatgatttcaaagtttatacttgacatccattttaaccaacaccagagggtgtgtcatgatgtatgtacaacttcctaggtcaaaggtcaaggtcaaaaactggtttcagttgacaacccctgtccgctccatatctagataaccgttatgatttcaaagtttatacttgacatccattttaaccaccaccagagggcgtgtcatgatgtatgtacaacttcctaggtcaaaggtcaaggtaaaaagaactttggtttcagttgacaaccccgtgtcctgtggtgaagatcgtgtccgctttatatcttgagaaccgttatgatttcaaatattatacttgacatccattttaaccaacaccagagggtgtgtcatgatgtatgtacaacttcctaggttaaaggtctgtctgtctgttagtctgtccatcgctatcaaatttgatccacactatattttgagaggacagctgtaaTTATTctatactttatacctgacaaacattttcaactaaacatatatattaaccaacaccagagaatgtgtcataatgtatgcatcctaggtcaaaggtcagtccgTCGGTCTTTCCATCCATTCATTGTTCTtgacaaattgtgtccgctctacctctcgagaaccgttaatatttcatactttatacttgacCGTCTGTctgtataagttttttttacaaattttattccaCAATTTTCATGATAGAAATAATTTGCTTCTTTGTGTTATAGTTTCTTAAAGTAAAAtccatatttttcaaaaagttgaaGCCCCTCagccatttttcattttttaacatttaattggCATTCTGTTTTGGTGGGTCACAATATATTAAAGGCATAATTCTataaatatgtgacaaatatcaattgggcagcacctttaaacatattgttcaaacatcaatccatatatccagaagtcaccttagagtagtcaacaatgagttcacatcatgcagtcatatcactattatactatgaaagtaagttgagaatatttatcagttttaacttaaaatcttagaataaaatcacacatgagactatgtaataacttcaaagaatgcttcatatcagattatccatacaacttatttaccccacgttattgacagcggggcccacagagatggctcccatctcaatggtATCTAGTATATTTTAGACTTTACGTTACCATGGTTACCGAGTTATGgaaatttattcataaaaaagtttGATTTCAAGTTTTCggacaatatttaaaaagtgctttgataatttttcattaaagtttgGTGACTGATCAAATCTTTTAAGATTTATAACCTTCTTTAAGTTTTCATACCTTTCGgatatgacattgagaagttGTTGAACTTTATTCAATGAAAACGTGACGGGCGCAGCTTATTAATGTAAATGTTATAGACTTACTAGTATTCACTTAAATATACTTTATAATAGGTATACCGGGGTACTTGTATGAGGGATATTCGTTTGTTAGTTCACTCACGGTTAGGATAAGGTTAAGTGTTTGATGAACTGATTATATCGATAAAGATAAggagctgtggtatgattgccaatgaagaCTGGGTGTTAACCTCTATAAATGACACTCTGATACCCATCATGCCATAGTGTTTATGGTAATATGTTTTGTCaattatatatagattcttccactgcatcgagtgtaatacgatatttatccactcgagacagttaaattttcaaatttaaaacgcgaGGCTCGCCgagcgttttaaatatttaaaatttaactgtcgagagggGATAACTATCGTATTACACTTTGCCTTTGGATGCAAAGTGTACCATTGGTCCACATTCTTGTTGCTTTTGAATGCAGACTCTACTGTATACATTTTTCACATTGATGAAGGCCATACGGTTGCCTGTAGTTGCTTAAATCCTCATAATTTTAACTTTGGCGGATAGCTGTCTCATCATGATCATTATATATTGGCAATcttggttgccaatgagacatctctattagagacaaaataaaatagaaactaACAACTATAAGTGACGGTatagcctttaacaatgagcaaagcccttaACCagaaatggggaaaaaaaactaatggccttatgtatgtaaaaataaCTAATTAGTgaaacagcaacaaacaaccaCTAATTTACAGGCTACTGAATGGGAACAGTCATGTTGAGAATGTGGTGGGGTTTAACTTGTTTtttgggcattatgttttctgttctgttatgtgcgtccgttcgtccgtccgtctgtcccgcatGAGGTTAAAGTTTCTGGTCGAGCTCGAGGTAGATTTGACGCAGTTGAAGTCcaaattgaaacttagtaaacatgttccatATGATCTGATCTTTCCAtttttttaccccattttcacggtccactgaacatagaaaatgatagtgcggatggagCATCTGTGTACTTGGGGAAACATTCTTGTTACAGTTGATTCAAATTTAGTGTGAGGTTAAGTTTTTCAGTTACCAATTACTTTGTTAGAGGTCGGAGGTTGTAAATTTTAttagacatcatatctttgtcaAATATACATTGAATTGTATGATATTAAAGTCATaggaaacctcaaataaaaaaaaataatgcatttgttatttataactcaatggTTTTATAGTTTTCATTATCAAACGTATgcacaaatacttttttctgaagaaaattctttatttttttcatatttagaagaagtttactttattttaattcttctttccaggaagcaattccccgacatattttccgtatgcacaGTGACATCAGTGTGACCAagctcgtaaaaatccggtgatcgcaatacgcatggatgtccttaaaatagactattttctgattgtacatgttaaacacgtgctcaatatcatgctttttttttgttgattattgacaaacaggtgacagtcgttaaacttcggcttcaaaacacgaactttaattacctgccatattttcacaacactgaccgattgagaaaaaaaagacaattatacGAAATTAATgcgaatatttttttataaaatcgtgcacagaagactaagtttatgatgtttgtttgcattggttcaagaattggaataacactttttttcaccggtcactcgtttcttatgactttaagatagatgcaaaattttgaaaaaaaatcttttattctattttttcgTAATTTACCGAATTTCACTGGGTCTCTTTCATTCAACattcattgatatgttcataataaacaaaataattgttaaaaaaacttcgaatttttgaaatactaaggcttttctacctcaggaaaaGATTTCCTTAGCTGTATTCGGCAAACCTTTTAGGAAATTTtcggtcttcaatgctcttcaatttcgtactttattttgcctttttaacaatttttgtttcaagcgtcactgatgagtcttttgtagaagaaacgtGCGtatggcgtatatataaaattttaatcctataaatctatgatgagtgtttttGCAACTACTGGGTTGACGCCACTGCTGGtgaagatttatttccccgagggtatctatcaccagcccaggagccagcacttctgtgttgacttgagttatcattgataagttcatataaaatttaattgttaaaaaacgtcgaattttttaaatactaagggttttctacctcaggaatagataacctaagctggatttggcaaaacgttttggaatttttggtcttcaatgctcttcaatttcgtactttatttggcctttttttatacattttttattcgagggtcactgatgagtcttttgtagaagaaacgcgcgtatggcgtatatatacaattgttatcctggtatatatgatcaGTTATTTTGCAAGCACTGGGTCTGGGGGCGaagccactgctggtggagatttatttcctcgAGGGTATCTCCaccccagtagtcagcacttttgtattcaatattactttatattttgatttatcaaaTGGTCCACATTGAAATCCAAAaggttcaaatcaaaatttgtttttttcatcaaaCATCTAATTCGTTgcgttctttgatatgctgattgCAACCATATATGTTAGTATTAGATTTTAATTATAGGTCAATATTAAATAGATAAATGTCCCACAGTCATTCTGTGTCAGTAACCTATGAGGGGTCGAATATTTAATCcaaatccaaatttagagctgaatcgagaagaaatagcaaaaaaaacGAATTCGAAATGAAAAGTCCCTAAACAGATGGCAAACTCAGAGTTTAGATACTAG from Mytilus trossulus isolate FHL-02 chromosome 8, PNRI_Mtr1.1.1.hap1, whole genome shotgun sequence includes the following:
- the LOC134681085 gene encoding ankyrin-3-like → MGKTATAHHIALNLQQNAGYQILPIADPKDIAKYYIKGLAQVFVFDDLCGVFNIDQLLINSWDKVSSEILTFSEEDNHFRILVTCRLQITKNQQFRKLSDKLNMKDCNLLSKDLAYTNGEKLKIASCHMDQEHVHKLSKETISSLDMFPFLCDMFGKSDDKDMKMFELPIQYFEEQFDQMQYQDEECFLGLALLVIYNDTIEINVFKDESIDTGFKKIFKEVIETLELTYRPSKLRVLKKLDTLVDTYITSYIENNESIITSKHDIVFDSLSLYFGKKMTKTLVKYATPYFISDRIQFESLEEDHDEYTIMIPPCLEHSYFDRMAEEIIHKNFYEVFGNQQSCFKTYQEKFIDFFFKKKDILEILLHNRWPIYLSSKYGCSIVVQFLLEQKTALDLNHDSEDERSLEIYVEDSDTEYYDLTLDKYRIMHKNAPLAAACTEGHSQIVRSLVKYGYDIDGVLCPLFAACHNGHTDIVNFLLTCNCEVDTKNCQGQTALHGACMNGNIGIVIALLERGCCINEQNYCKETPLFNACKHGYHDVVNILLTFNCGIKICKYFSENFLHAACKKGRKDIEEVLIRTKCDVHVISIFGRTALHEACSSDYTQVLDEEDDTWSSHGEEDDTWSSECKEDDVQYDEPKVENGKNVIKDKILDSIETFRKGIVEMLLHNNVNMSIADGYDYTALHMAARSGYPTIVDVLLKKLLEINKMALVNEDTPIDIEKEIIPPFFCSSSKSVVNVFVQHNCNIHVLDSCGRNALHYASERGSLEMVEILYEIGCKIDDLTASGKSVLHAACRGGNEDIVDFFLKRGCDVDHADNWDETPLFMACEGSNCKIVDILIKYHCDVNKINTGGCNSLQKPSLNGHADIVDILLKNEININQADNWNTTPLFYACLHGNIDVINLLIENKCEVNIPNKEGNIVLHISCWLGHLEMTQLLLQNHSNIDQADNLKLTPLHLAATEGYNDIVEILIEKGCDINACDINGRNALHYACMQKVEHGNINFLSGFSRYRRQEHYHKEVVVLLLQNKCDANQQDTFGQMPLHLACETHTSHRYIRCMTDTVKLLLESGCDINKCDYSHRSPFLIACEKNGYESEEIAKALVENNCDVNIKDSNGQTALEICNSNGITWITETLLHSQHFKNEVTKENT